A genomic region of Homalodisca vitripennis isolate AUS2020 chromosome 5, UT_GWSS_2.1, whole genome shotgun sequence contains the following coding sequences:
- the LOC124362356 gene encoding solute carrier organic anion transporter family member 74D-like: MANNPETTVKIPEEEKLMTEHSEEPPRVLSGHQTSEDEKGEPEEAGMKMRRLTDIALQLQNSPGETSCGLGCVQGKLLQKFANKKAFVIMYGVLGIVTGSTNAYFNGTITTLEKRFKIPSTNTGIIIVGGEISQLFLGLLLNYYGGKGHRPRWIAFGVYTVVAYCLMNALCHLLYGPGQDALFLTEEFGGHLDLNTTARLIDAQNRKGLCQKDGVVSEDCSMDSGSLAPQVILFLAHVMSGIGGSLYYTLGVCYMDDNIQKSKSPALVGLSFFMRMLGPAFGYTMASLCLSIFISPSLTPTITKQDPRWLGAWWIGWLVIAVFQAAFGALIGLFPKTLPRAAARQILANERRKAAEVKTGLTEEMVNEMPASLRDMATTCKKLMRNKILMYNIFASVFYIAGFLPFWTFMPKYIETIYRQSAAFASFITGTVGLIFSGIGILGSSLLISKIKPRARSLAAWNVAVGIFGTLGFISYVFLGCPLNERLSVSLATGVSEATICNQDCQCSFVKYSPVCSPEGRTFVSACHAGCSDYRTLANGSKVYTDCSCVPKTQPAATNLSLESVLHTTAPEDSWFLTEGACRVDCGSRFYIYLAIVCFVKFIGASGRTSNFLVSLRCVDQKDKTVSMALNVLLMTLFAFIPAPILFGHFIDSTCLIWGKTCTRRGNCWLYDADKLKYLTNLTSAAFIGIGTLFDVGVWYSVKDMKVFDEEVEGEGASDNDKTQERKT; this comes from the exons ATGGCTAACAATCCAGAAACTACCGTTAAGATTCCAGAGGAGGAGAAACTAATGACGGAACATTCCGAGGAACCTCCAAGAGTTCTCAGTGGACACCAGACTTCTGAAGACGAGAAGGGAGAGCCTGAGGAAGCAGGGATGAAGATGAGGAGGTTGACGGACATCGCCTTGCAACTACAGAACTCGCCTGGAGAGACGAGTTGCGGCCTTGGGTGTGTTCAAGGGAAGCTACTGCAGAAGTTCGCCAACAAGAAGGCCTTTGTCATTATGTACGGAGTCCTGGGAATTGTGACAGGCTCTACCAATGCGTACTTCAACGGCACCATAACAACGCTGGAGAAGAGGTTCAAAATTCCGAGCACTAATACGG GTATAATCATTGTTGGAGGAGAGATAAGTCAGCTGTTCCTGGGCCTGCTACTCAACTACTACGGCGGCAAGGGGCACCGCCCCCGCTGGATAGCCTTCGGGGTCTACACTGTTGTGGCCTACTGCCTGATGAACGCCCTCTGTCATCTCCTGTACGGCCCGGGCCAGGACGCGCTCTTCCTCACCGAGGAGTTCGGCGGTCACCTGGACCTGAACACCACTGCCAGGCTAATAG ATGCGCAGAATCGAAAGGGCCTTTGCCAGAAGGATGGGGTGGTCAGTGAGGATTGCAGTATGGACAGCGGAAGTCTCGCCCCTCAAGTGATCCTGTTCCTGGCACATGTGATGAGTGGGATCGGGGGTTCCCTCTACTACACCTTGGGGGTCTGCTATATGGATGACAACATACAGAAGTCCAAGTCTCCAGCTCTGGTTG GATTATCCTTCTTCATGAGGATGCTAGGTCCTGCCTTCGGCTACACTATGGCCTCCCTCTGCCTCTCCATATTTATCTCGCCCTCGCTCACTCCCACCATCACCAAGCAGGATCCGCGATGGCTCGGGGCCTGGTGGATCG GCTGGCTGGTGATAGCAGTCTTCCAAGCGGCCTTCGGAGCATTGATAGGATTGTTTCCCAAGACACTCCCAAGAGCCGCTGCTCGTCAAATTCTGGCCAACGAACGTCGGAAAGCTGCAGAGGTCAAGACGGGGTTAACAGAAGAAATGGTCAATGAAATGCCGGCATCGTTGAGag ATATGGCGACAACATGCAAAAAGCTGATGAGAAACAAAATACTGATGTACAACATATTCGCCTCTGTATTCTATATAGCGGGTTTTTTGCCGTTTTGGACGTTCATGCCTAAATACATAGAGACCATCTACAGACAATCAGCTGCCTTCGCCAGTTTTATCACAG GTACTGTGGGTCTAATATTCTCCGGGATCGGAATCCTCGGCTCCAGTCTGCTCATATCCAAAATAAAACCCCGAGCACGGTCACTCGCAGCTTGGAATGTGGCAGTGGGAATTTTTGGAACCTTGGGGTTCATCAGTTACGTCTTCCTCGGGTGTCCACTAAATGAACGTCTGTCTGTTTCTCTTGCTACTGGAGT ATCCGAGGCCACGATCTGTAATCAGGACTGTCAATGTAGTTTCGTCAAGTACTCCCCCGTCTGCTCTCCTGAAGGTCGCACCTTCGTCTCGGCCTGTCACGCTGGCTGCAGCGACTATCGCACACTCGCCAACGGTAGTAAA GTTTACACTGATTGTTCTTGTGTGCCCAAAACACAACCGGCCGCTACAAACCTGTCCCTGGAAAGTGTCCTGCACACAACCGCCCCTGAAGACTCTTGGTTTCTCACTGAGGGCGCTTGTCGTGTTGACTGTGGCAGCCGATTTTACATCTACCTGGCAATCGTGTGTTTTGTAAAGTTCATCGGGGCGTCTGGGAGAACGTCCAACTTCCTCGTTTCTCTCag GTGTGTTGATCAAAAGGACAAAACTGTATCGATGGCGCTGAACGTGTTGCTGATGACATTATTCGCCTTCATCCCAGCTCCCATCCTTTTTGGCCATTTCATAG ACTCGACCTGCTTGATCTGGGGAAAGACGTGCACAAGGAGAGGTAACTGTTGGCTGTACGACGCAGACAAGCTCAAATACCTCACCAACCTCACCTCCGCTG cattCATCGGCATTGGTACTTTATTCGACGTCGGAGTATGGTACTCTGTGAAGGACATGAAGGTATTTGACGAGGAAGTGGAAGGTGAAGGAGCTTCTGACAATGACAAGACTCAAGAGAGGAAAACATAG